CGGCCACGTTGTCGGTGGGGATGCGCGGGCGCTCGACGCCGCCCGCGATGGTCATGGTGACCTGCGGCATGGGCGTCACACCTCCGGACGCGTCGGCCTTCTTGCGCCAGTCGACGAGGGAACGCCCCGTCGTGTCGCGGAAGAGTCTGTCAGCGGCTTCGTGGCTGAGCGCGATCGCCGGGACCTGGGCGCCGAGGTTGAAGCTCGTGCCGCGGGCCGTTGGAAGCTCGGTCACGCGCGGGTCGTCGGCCTCGGGCGGGTTGATGAGGATCACGCCCGCGGCGCCTCGCTTCGTGACGGCGTCGATCTTCCCGGCGAGCCCGGCGCGCGGCGACCACGCGTTCTCCGCCCACTTGCTCTTGCCCTGCTCGTTCATGGGCTCGAAGCGGAACATCACGGCGATCTTGCCGCTGAGGTCGTCGTCGTCGCTGAAGGTCTTGTAGCCGTTCTCCCCGTTCTCGATCGCGTAGCCGACGAAGACGAGCTCGGCCGAGGCCTCGGCGTTGCCGGAGAAGCCGAGCACGTTGAAGTCCTTGCCCTCGGTCAGCGAGCGCGTCTGCCCCCGGGTGGTCCAGGACGCGCCGGAACGGACGACCTCGAGCGGGCCGGTCACGTCGAAGGTCTGGCGGAACGACGGCTCCCCGGAGTCATCGACGAAGAACGGCTCGAGCCCGATGCGCGTGAAGTAGAAATCGAGCATGTCGGCGGCGATCTCGACGCCCTTGGTGCCCGGGGCGCGACCCTCGAAGAAGGGGTCGGAGAGCGTCGTGACGATCTGGTGGTAGCGCCGGACCTGGTCGTCTCTCGCGGCGAGAGCGGCGGCGATCGCCGACTCGGTGGGCGCGGCCTTGGCGGTCAGCGCGATCGGGGTCGCGGAGCGGGTGGTCGCGCCGGCGCTCGCCGACGACCCGGAGGACGAGGTCGCTTCACGAGGAGCTGCACAGCCCAGCAGCCCAGCAGCCAGGACGATCGAAGCTGCCAGACCGGCGCGCCCCAGCAGGAGGCGGGCGGTCACGGGACGGCGGGCGGTGATCTGGGTCGGCATCGGTTTCTCGCTTGCGCTGGTGGGCCGGACACGCTGGCGAGTCCGGTCAGGGGTTGGTGACGATCACTGTATCGGACGAGCGGGCTCCGGGGGGTACGGATTGGGGCGCACCCCGCTCGCGACAGGCGTGGTACCGGACTTCCGCATAGGGCGTTGCGTTGGCTCGCGCGCCGCTGGCTCGGGCAGGAGTCGGGGCCATGCCTATTCTTTGGTGTTCGACCGCCCCGCAGGCGACGCCGCGTCGAGCGATCGCCCACGGGCGCCCCCACAGCAGGCGCCTCCCCACCCA
This Phycisphaeraceae bacterium DNA region includes the following protein-coding sequences:
- a CDS encoding M28 family peptidase, which encodes MPTQITARRPVTARLLLGRAGLAASIVLAAGLLGCAAPREATSSSGSSASAGATTRSATPIALTAKAAPTESAIAAALAARDDQVRRYHQIVTTLSDPFFEGRAPGTKGVEIAADMLDFYFTRIGLEPFFVDDSGEPSFRQTFDVTGPLEVVRSGASWTTRGQTRSLTEGKDFNVLGFSGNAEASAELVFVGYAIENGENGYKTFSDDDDLSGKIAVMFRFEPMNEQGKSKWAENAWSPRAGLAGKIDAVTKRGAAGVILINPPEADDPRVTELPTARGTSFNLGAQVPAIALSHEAADRLFRDTTGRSLVDWRKKADASGGVTPMPQVTMTIAGGVERPRIPTDNVAAVLRGRGALAEEYVIVGGHYDHVGYGYFGSRVGAVGQIHPGADDNASGTAGVLLAAERLKQAYDGLAADADARSIVFMGFGAEESGLNGSRYFVENMPFSVSQAQAMINLDMIGRLRDEQKLQIGGVETAGGFMDILKPIFDASGLPITPQGGGSGPSDHASFNAKGIPVLFFHTGLHGEYHAPSDEAWTINHEGAVATANLAADVALTLATMPQKLEFRETTTRRMGAMPRARVRLGIAPGNYSDTLPGVMVGDVTPGTSAGDAGIQKGDRIIKWGGEELADVEQMMTMLAKHEPGEVVQLVVVREGQEITIPVTMKAPAPRGQ